The proteins below come from a single Natranaerofaba carboxydovora genomic window:
- the cls gene encoding cardiolipin synthase, with protein sequence MSILSLVLSGIIILNIVFIFFLIFFDRKDPASTWAWILILSLLPVVGFILYLLLGLTPRKKRIFTRKARQDRIKKHDLIKGTPDYEVWEVPEEDLNKVIQIDFAHEQIVYSKNNHIDIFVSGNKKFRSLFKDIREAKHHIHISYYIIRNDKLSRRLLKVLTDKAREGVKVRILYDSIGARQLPKDFFNVFKLAGGQVARFFPSYLDINNRNHRKIVVIDGKIGYTGGFNIGKEYISLDKTFGFWRDTHIKITGEAAKSLQERFLLDWNFASNEDLISHELYYPSLPYYGRSGVQIVASGPDSSWEEVKAFFLKMIYMAKESIYIQTPYFVPDESLLEALKIASISGVDVRIMVPNKPDHMFVYPANHCYGGLMLEVGAKWYMYENGFLHSKMIIVDGKIASVGTSNMDVRSFKLNFEINAFIYDPLVAIKLRRIFMKDLKYSREITKEFYDKRGIAMKAKESIAHLISPIL encoded by the coding sequence ATGAGTATATTAAGTTTAGTTCTGTCCGGTATTATAATCTTAAATATAGTTTTTATATTTTTTCTAATTTTCTTTGATAGAAAAGATCCTGCCTCAACCTGGGCTTGGATATTAATTTTGAGCCTCTTGCCAGTTGTAGGCTTTATCCTTTATTTACTCCTTGGATTAACTCCTAGGAAAAAACGAATTTTCACAAGAAAAGCTAGGCAGGATAGAATCAAAAAGCACGACTTAATAAAAGGAACGCCTGATTATGAGGTATGGGAAGTTCCTGAAGAAGACCTAAACAAAGTAATACAGATTGATTTCGCCCATGAACAGATAGTATACTCAAAAAACAACCATATAGACATTTTTGTCAGTGGAAATAAAAAGTTTCGTTCTCTATTCAAAGATATTAGAGAAGCAAAACATCACATTCATATAAGCTATTATATTATTAGAAATGATAAACTAAGCAGAAGACTTCTTAAAGTTTTGACTGACAAAGCAAGAGAAGGGGTAAAAGTAAGGATTTTATATGATAGCATAGGGGCAAGACAACTCCCCAAAGATTTTTTTAATGTCTTCAAACTAGCAGGAGGCCAAGTCGCCCGCTTTTTCCCTTCCTATTTGGATATAAATAACAGAAACCACAGAAAAATAGTTGTTATTGATGGCAAAATAGGGTATACAGGCGGGTTTAATATCGGAAAAGAATACATTAGTCTAGACAAAACCTTTGGCTTTTGGAGAGATACTCACATAAAAATAACCGGAGAAGCAGCCAAATCCCTGCAAGAAAGATTTTTACTCGATTGGAATTTTGCTTCTAACGAAGATTTAATATCGCATGAATTATATTATCCATCCTTACCATATTACGGCAGATCCGGTGTACAAATCGTAGCAAGCGGGCCTGATAGCTCCTGGGAAGAAGTCAAAGCATTTTTCTTAAAAATGATCTACATGGCCAAGGAGTCTATATATATTCAAACCCCGTATTTCGTTCCTGACGAAAGCCTTTTAGAAGCTTTGAAGATCGCTTCTATCTCAGGTGTAGATGTTAGAATAATGGTTCCAAATAAACCAGATCATATGTTTGTATACCCAGCCAATCACTGTTACGGTGGATTGATGCTCGAAGTTGGTGCCAAATGGTACATGTATGAAAATGGTTTTTTGCACAGCAAAATGATTATAGTGGACGGCAAAATTGCTTCTGTAGGAACCTCCAATATGGACGTTAGAAGTTTTAAGTTAAATTTCGAAATTAATGCTTTTATATACGATCCTTTAGTTGCCATAAAACTAAGAAGAATCTTTATGAAAGATTTAAAATATTCAAGAGAAATAACTAAAGAATTTTATGACAAAAGAGGCATTGCTATGAAAGCTAAAGAGTCAATTGCTCATCTTATATCTCCAATACTCTAA
- a CDS encoding HD domain-containing phosphohydrolase, giving the protein MKRIILILNHRQNQNILKDFLEKEKNYEVIMPEENKSLKDQKVDLIISDYIGFINNQGQIREMKSKANPIFMPVLILVSNEEKNHLTDDILEQIDEFINIPIKKQELEIRLKNLFKIRELSLESEKRYQTLSQNSSAGICIIQDGYVAYSNLSMAVIFNKNREKITDKPFMNLISDSGSDQIKQHQIKEIINNPSLLYEVEKPESFEFQIKTKKAVKWIEVSLFTIHYQGKLSILTIISDITEKKKQEEKMAHLSYHDTLTNLHNRAYLEEEIKRIDVEENFPLSVVVIDVNGLKLVNDTFGHQAGDNLLICVAKILTNACDDAGAIIRWGGDEFVLLFPNSDEKYVEKVTRKIKDAASKSIVETVPVRVAIGYAVKSTSSKPFDDVFKEAEDKMYKNKFEENDSVKKDIIQALLKNLRNKSDETEKHALRMTSISFHFGEELGLAEVELERLSLIATLHDIGKVVISESILKKPGKLTDEEWEKIKEHPEIGWRITRSTENLAHVAEEILSHHERWDGKGYPRGLKEKEIPYLSRIISIVDAYDVMTNDRSYKKAISNKEALNEISKCAGSQFDPELAKVFVKLMKKDEINIL; this is encoded by the coding sequence ATGAAAAGGATAATATTAATATTGAATCATAGACAAAATCAAAATATTTTAAAAGACTTTTTGGAAAAAGAAAAAAATTATGAAGTTATTATGCCTGAAGAAAACAAGTCTCTGAAGGATCAAAAGGTTGATTTAATTATATCTGATTATATAGGTTTTATTAATAATCAAGGGCAAATAAGAGAGATGAAAAGTAAGGCAAATCCTATATTTATGCCTGTTCTAATATTGGTATCTAATGAAGAAAAAAATCATCTGACTGATGACATATTAGAGCAGATAGATGAATTCATTAATATACCTATAAAAAAGCAGGAGCTTGAAATAAGGCTAAAAAATCTATTCAAGATAAGGGAGTTATCTCTTGAATCAGAAAAACGTTACCAGACGCTGTCTCAAAATAGTTCTGCTGGTATATGTATAATTCAGGATGGGTACGTGGCTTATTCTAATCTATCTATGGCTGTGATATTTAATAAAAATAGAGAAAAAATTACCGATAAACCTTTTATGAATCTCATATCCGATTCAGGTTCTGACCAAATAAAACAGCATCAAATAAAGGAGATTATTAATAACCCTTCCCTCTTATATGAAGTAGAAAAACCCGAAAGCTTTGAATTTCAGATAAAAACAAAAAAAGCAGTTAAATGGATAGAGGTAAGTCTTTTTACTATACATTATCAGGGCAAGTTATCAATCCTTACAATAATATCTGATATAACTGAAAAAAAGAAACAGGAAGAAAAAATGGCACATTTAAGCTATCATGATACTTTGACAAACCTTCATAATCGTGCTTACTTAGAGGAAGAAATAAAGCGTATTGATGTGGAAGAGAATTTTCCGCTGAGTGTAGTAGTTATTGATGTTAATGGGCTCAAGTTGGTTAATGATACCTTTGGGCATCAGGCTGGAGATAACTTGTTAATATGTGTGGCTAAAATACTTACAAATGCCTGTGACGATGCCGGAGCTATTATCCGCTGGGGAGGGGATGAATTTGTATTGCTTTTTCCAAACTCAGATGAAAAATATGTGGAGAAAGTCACAAGAAAAATTAAGGATGCTGCAAGTAAATCTATAGTTGAAACTGTTCCTGTAAGAGTGGCCATAGGTTATGCAGTCAAATCAACCTCAAGTAAACCCTTTGATGATGTGTTTAAAGAAGCAGAAGATAAAATGTATAAAAATAAATTTGAGGAAAATGATAGTGTCAAAAAAGATATTATTCAGGCTTTACTTAAAAATTTGAGAAACAAAAGTGATGAGACTGAAAAACATGCTTTAAGAATGACGAGTATTAGCTTTCATTTTGGAGAGGAATTGGGTTTAGCTGAGGTTGAACTTGAAAGACTATCTTTGATTGCAACATTACATGATATAGGAAAAGTAGTAATATCAGAAAGTATATTAAAAAAGCCTGGCAAATTAACTGATGAAGAGTGGGAAAAAATAAAGGAACACCCGGAAATTGGATGGCGCATAACACGGTCTACAGAGAACCTTGCTCATGTTGCAGAGGAAATATTATCCCACCATGAGCGTTGGGATGGTAAAGGTTATCCCCGTGGTTTGAAAGAAAAAGAGATACCCTATTTGTCAAGAATCATATCTATAGTAGATGCCTACGATGTTATGACTAATGATAGATCATACAAAAAGGCCATTTCAAACAAAGAAGCATTAAACGAAATATCAAAATGTGCTGGGAGCCAATTTGATCCTGAACTAGCAAAGGTGTTTGTTAAACTGATGAAGAAAGATGAGATTAATATACTTTAG
- a CDS encoding ATPase domain-containing protein, which translates to MSETRIPSGVAGLDQVLKGGFISESAYLVRGGPGTGKTTLGLQFLYDGASNGENTLFITLSEPESKIRGDGVKKGLDMDNINFLDLTPSSDFAGDDMSYNIFSSDEVENLPILQKISEKINAVNPNRILIDGITQLRFVSPDVYQFRKQIVSLIKLATGKGGTMLMLSEASNAVNDDDLQFMSDGVIDLEFSGEERGIRVVKFRGSDFQYGSHSFRLKGDGMIIFPKLDPRESVKDFTFETISSGIPELDELLGGGVEKGTTTLISGPTGVGKTTLGTQFLKEASGRGECSVIYTFEENQESLINRCEAINIPIRKMIEKEKLFIDKINPLDYTPDEFSYLVRNRVEGTGADIVMLDGISGYLVSFGADEGGDKKMLRHLHSLSAYLKNMGVTLILTNEVHNITGDLKVSEYGISHIADNIIFLRYLEIKGELRKAIGILKKRMGDFEKNLRELDITKYGLKVGTPLSKIQGMLTGNLEFVEDKIDHKDGDY; encoded by the coding sequence ATGAGTGAAACTAGAATTCCTAGTGGTGTGGCAGGTCTTGATCAAGTATTAAAAGGCGGATTTATTTCAGAAAGTGCTTATTTAGTAAGAGGGGGGCCCGGAACGGGAAAAACCACTCTAGGGCTTCAATTTTTGTATGATGGGGCCTCTAATGGTGAAAATACGTTATTTATTACTTTGTCAGAACCAGAGAGTAAAATACGTGGTGACGGCGTTAAGAAAGGTCTTGACATGGATAACATAAATTTTCTTGATTTAACCCCATCGTCGGATTTTGCAGGTGATGATATGAGTTATAATATATTTAGTTCAGATGAAGTAGAAAACTTACCTATACTGCAAAAGATATCCGAAAAAATAAATGCAGTAAATCCAAATAGGATACTTATAGATGGTATAACTCAACTTAGATTTGTATCTCCGGATGTGTATCAGTTTAGAAAGCAGATTGTATCTTTAATAAAGCTTGCTACAGGTAAGGGTGGCACAATGTTAATGTTGTCGGAGGCAAGTAATGCTGTTAATGATGATGATTTGCAGTTTATGTCAGATGGAGTTATTGATCTTGAATTTAGTGGGGAAGAGCGAGGTATAAGGGTTGTCAAATTTAGAGGTTCTGATTTTCAATATGGGTCACATTCTTTTAGACTTAAAGGGGATGGAATGATAATATTTCCAAAATTAGATCCAAGAGAAAGCGTGAAAGATTTTACCTTCGAAACTATTTCTTCAGGGATACCTGAACTAGATGAGCTGTTGGGTGGAGGGGTTGAAAAAGGAACCACTACTTTAATTAGTGGGCCTACAGGTGTTGGTAAAACAACTTTAGGAACTCAATTTTTGAAAGAAGCTTCTGGTAGAGGCGAATGTTCAGTGATATATACCTTTGAAGAAAATCAAGAGTCTTTAATAAACAGATGTGAAGCAATAAATATACCAATTAGAAAGATGATAGAGAAGGAAAAACTGTTTATTGACAAAATAAATCCTCTTGACTATACTCCTGATGAATTCTCATATCTTGTAAGAAATAGAGTGGAGGGGACAGGGGCTGATATTGTGATGCTTGATGGTATTTCAGGATATCTGGTTTCCTTTGGAGCAGATGAAGGTGGGGACAAAAAAATGCTTAGACATCTTCATTCTTTATCTGCATACTTGAAAAATATGGGAGTTACTTTGATTTTGACTAATGAAGTTCATAATATTACAGGTGATCTAAAAGTTTCTGAATATGGTATAAGTCATATTGCAGATAATATAATTTTTCTTCGCTATCTTGAAATAAAAGGTGAATTAAGAAAAGCTATAGGAATACTCAAGAAAAGAATGGGTGACTTTGAAAAGAATTTAAGAGAACTTGATATAACCAAATATGGTTTGAAAGTAGGAACACCACTCTCGAAAATACAGGGGATGCTGACTGGTAATCTAGAGTTTGTTGAGGATAAAATTGATCACAAAGATGGGGACTACTGA
- a CDS encoding DUF2752 domain-containing protein, protein MQSLKGYKDIKLKNLNLVRVLEFFLVFLFFTMFIIAVLYVTNTMTFPWYDTCNIRSSTGLLCPTCGGTTATAALLNGDLLQALKSNFFVILSYPVLMYYGFKSTYYVLSGDTLANLRINTKFIFFWIALMVIFTVFRNI, encoded by the coding sequence TTGCAATCCTTGAAGGGCTATAAAGATATAAAACTAAAAAATTTAAATCTAGTCAGAGTTTTAGAGTTTTTTCTTGTATTTTTGTTTTTCACTATGTTTATCATTGCGGTATTATACGTAACTAATACAATGACTTTTCCCTGGTATGACACATGTAATATAAGAAGCAGTACAGGGTTATTATGTCCAACCTGCGGCGGGACTACTGCTACTGCAGCCTTGTTAAATGGAGACCTCTTACAAGCACTAAAGAGTAATTTTTTTGTAATATTATCATATCCTGTACTAATGTATTATGGTTTCAAAAGCACTTACTATGTCTTATCGGGAGATACTCTTGCTAATCTGAGAATAAACACAAAGTTTATCTTTTTCTGGATAGCTCTGATGGTGATTTTTACTGTTTTTCGAAATATATAG